The proteins below are encoded in one region of Sander vitreus isolate 19-12246 chromosome 24, sanVit1, whole genome shotgun sequence:
- the LOC144512772 gene encoding stomatin-like protein 2, mitochondrial — translation MLRTLCRAGAAVFKNSQQTVPRLWVTPAQQRWASHLPMNTVVLFVPQQEAWVVERMGRFHRILEPGLNVLIPMLDQIRYVQSLKEIVIDVPEQSAVSLDNVTLQIDGVLFLRILDPFKASYGVEDPEYAVTQLAQTTMRSELGKLTLDKVFRERESLNSNIVHSINQASDEWGIRCLRYEIKDIQVPPRVKESMQMQVEAERRKRATVLESEGTREAGINIAEGHKQAQILASEGEKAELINKAAGEAQAVLAKAEAKSKAIRLLSDALAEQNGNAAASLSVAEQYVSAFSNLAKESNTVLLPSNTGDISGMVTQAMTIYSTLAKQRPKVERMKTKTDEPSEEPPVQSTAAQ, via the exons ATGTTACGGACATTGTGTCGGGCCGGCGCTGCCGTTTTTAAG AACTCTCAGCAGACTGTGCCCAGGCTGTGGGTGACTCCAGCACAACAACGATGGGCCTCCCACTTACCCATGAACACTGTGGTCCTGTTTGTGCCCCAGCAGGAGGCCTGGGTGGTCGAGAGGATGGGTCGCTTTCACCGGATCTTAGAGCCA GGACTGAACGTCCTCATTCCCATGCTTGACCAAATTCGTTATGTACAAAGCCTTAAAGAGATTGTTATTGACGTTCCTGAACAGTCAGCTGTTTCCTTag ATAACGTGACTCTGCAAATCGACGGAGTCCTTTTTTTGAGAATCTTAGATCCTTTTAAG gCTAGTTATGGTGTAGAGGATCCAGAATATGCTGTGACTCAGCTTGCACAAACCACAATGCGTTCAGAACTGGGCAAACTCACGCTGGATAAAGTAttcagg GAAAGGGAGTCCCTTAATTCCAACATCGTCCACTCCATCAACCAGGCGTCAGACGAGTGGGGAATCCGCTGCCTGCGTTatgaaatcaaagatatacaGGTTCCACCTCGTGTTAAAGAGTCTATGCAGATGCag GTGGAGGCTGAGCGCAGGAAGAGAGCCACAGTGCTGGAGTCTGAGGGGACACGGGAAGCGGGCATCAACATCGCAGAGGGTCACAAGCAAGCCCAAATCCTCGCTTCAGAGGGAGAGAAGGCTGAACTGATCAACAAAGCAGCCG GTGAGGCCCAAGCTGTGTTAGCCAAAGCTGAAGCCAAATCCAAGGCTATTCGTCTGCTGTCGGATGCCCTGGCTGAACAG AACGGAAATGCTGCCGCCTCGCTGAGTGTTGCCGAACAGTACGTCTCTGCTTTCTCCAACCTCGCCAAAGAGTCCAACACTGTGCTCCTGCCCTCCAACACTGGTGACATTAGTGGAATGGTCACGCAG GCCATGACCATTTACAGCACGCTGGCCAAACAGAGGCCAAAAGTTGAGAGAATGAAGACCAAGACAGATGAACCAAGTGAAGAGCCTCCAGTCCAGTCAACAGCAGCTCAATAG
- the LOC144512850 gene encoding vascular endothelial growth factor C-like produces MWIPALLLWILNISNLCSGQDYMDYYQTGDMGTEAPVLSDDQASLESVTSVDQLLQLLYPEYNLLQHCLTKKSWHASSSPAFPTASANPLVHSNDEDLWGQPREEALFKMDRTLGVILEEIQRTSCQPREVCVEVAKEYPESTSQFYLPRCVALHRCGGCCTNEAYYCTNTSHTLVNKTLMELSPPRMDRSVVMVSFVNHTSCECLSKRPLHSIIRRAAYDHLCSPPEVPCASGSLWDPMNCVCVSTDALNYSERETEALDSGLLALCGPNRILYESTCECVCRNGLTKDSCDPGWKLDHNTCECQCEGQGEGKWCPTGQRWDEELCGCVCAAECPGNQPLNPDTCLCQCRESPQSCLRQGKRFNPDSCSCYRLPCRKPRRVCQAGFYYSHQVCQCIPNYMRPGWN; encoded by the exons ATGTGGATACCAGCTTTGCTCCTATGGATTCTTAATATCAGCAATTTGTGCTCAGGACAAGACTATATGGACTATTACCAAACTGGAGACATGGGCACCGAG GCTCCAGTATTGTCAGATGACCAGGCCAGTTTGGAGTCAGTGACGAGTGTGGATCAGCTATTACAGCTTCTATACCCCGAATACAATTTGCTTCAGCACTGCCTGACGAAGAAATCATGGCACGCCTCCTCTTCCCCCGCTTTTCCTACCGCCTCAGCAAACCCTTTAGTCCACTCTAACGATGAGGACCTGTGGGGTCAGCCGAGGGAGGAGGCTCTTTTCAAAATGGACAGGACTTTGGGAG TCATCTTAGAGGAGATCCAGCGGACCTCATGCCAGCCCAGAGAGGTGTGTGTTGAGGTCGCCAAAGAATACCCAGAATCCACCAGTCAGTTCTACCTCCCTCGCTGTGTGGCGCTGCATCGGTGCGGAGGGTGCTGCACCAACGAGGCATATTACTGCACCAACACAAGTCACACGCTCGTCAACAAGACT TTGATGGAACTGTCCCCGCCCAGGATGGATCGCTCCGTCGTCATGGTATCCTTCGTCAACCACACTTCATGCGAATGCCTCTCCAAGCGGCCGCTCCACTCCATCATAAGACGAGCTGCATACGATCAcct GTGTTCCCCACCCGAAGTTCCCTGTGCCTCCGGGTCATTATGGGATCcaatgaactgtgtgtgtgtctctacagaCGCCTTAAACTACTCTGAGAGAGAAACAG AGGCGCTGGACTCGGGTCTGCTGGCTCTCTGTGGGCCCAACAGGATTCTGTATGAGTCCACCTGCGAGTGCGTTTGTCGGAATGGACTCACCAAGGACAGCTGCGATCCAGGCTGGAAACTGGACCACAACACCT GTGAATGCCAGTGTGAAGGCCAAGGTGAGGGGAAGTGGTGCCCCACCGGCCAGCGGTGGGATGAGGAGCTGTGTGGCTGCGTGTGTGCTGCAGAGTGTCCTGGGAATCAGCCCCTGAACCCCGACACCTGCCTGTGTCAGTGCAGAGAGAGTCCACAGTCGTGTCTGCGGCAGGGCAAAAGGTTCAACCCCGACTCCTGCAG TTGTTACAGGTTGCCTTGCAGAAAGCCCAGACGTGTGTGCCAGGCTGGTTTTTACTACAGCCACCAAGTCTGCCAGTGCATTCCCAACTACATGAGGCCTGGGTGGAATTAA